Proteins encoded by one window of Lates calcarifer isolate ASB-BC8 linkage group LG5, TLL_Latcal_v3, whole genome shotgun sequence:
- the gpr78a gene encoding G-protein coupled receptor 26: protein MSIPEFLLEVSIVVIAVVSLLTNLSVLLCFTQSAELRSHAPGLFILNLSFSNILLAVVNMPSTFLGVAKSAKPFGDSLCQVISFAETFLTANTMLSMAALSVDRWVAVVFPLSYSSKMRHRDAFLIVAYSWLQSLTFSLTQLLMDWGGYSHTYASCTVHLAGEEKMRSQLPAYGTFTVLFHLSSFALCLLILCFAYLKVLRVARSHCKRIDVITVQTLLLLVDIHPSVKERCIAEQKKRRQRATKKICIFIGSFILCFSPYVITRLVELLPSVHIPRYLGIATKCLSYAKASSDPFVYCLLRQQYRKVLVTVICRVLRKEHYLLSAHSTSSTLDTTDDNCIARIT from the exons ATGAGCATACCGGAGTTTCTACTGGAAGTGTCCATTGTGGTGATAGCCGTTGTCTCGTTGTTGACAAACTTGTCAGTGCTGCTATGTTTCACCCAGAGTGCCGAGCTGAGGTCACACGCGCCCGGACTCTTCATCCTGAACCTCTCCTTCTCCAACATCCTCCTCGCCGTGGTCAACATGCCCTCCACTTTCCTCGGGGTGGCCAAAAGCGCAAAGCCCTTCGGGGACTCGCTCTGTCAGGTGATCAGTTTTGCCGAGACTTTTCTCACCGCTAATACCATGTTGAGCATGGCAGCGCTGAGCGTGGACAGGTGGGTAGCGGTGGTGTTTCCCTTGAGTTACTCCAGCAAGATGCGACACAGAGACGCTTTTCTGATCGTGGCGTACTCCTGGCTGCagtctctcactttttctctgaCCCAGCTGCTGATGGACTGGGGAGGATACAGCCACACTTACGCCTCGTGTACCGTTCACCTGGCCGGGGAGGAGAAGATGAGGTCCCAGCTGCCCGCCTATGGGACCTTTACGGTGCTCTTTCACCTAAGCAGCTTTGCGCTCTGCCTCCTCATCCTGTGCTTCGCCTACCTGAAAGTTCTGAGAGTGGCCAGGTCCCACTGCAAGAGGATAGATGTCATCACAGTGCAGACTCTGCTTCTGCTGGTTGATATTCACCCCAG TGTGAAGGAGAGATGTATAGcagaacagaagaagaggaggcaaCGCGCTACTAAAAAAATCTGCATCTTCATCGGCTCCTTCATCCTCTGCTTTTCACCCTATGTTATAACAAG GTTGGTGGAGTTGTTGCCCTCTGTGCACATCCCTCGGTATTTGGGCATTGCCACTAAATGTCTGTCTTATGCCAAGGCTTCCAGTGACCCGTTTGTCTACTGTCTGCTGCGGCAGCAGTACAGGAAGGTCCTGGTCACTGTTATCTGCCGGGTTCTGAGAAAGGAGCACTACTTGCTGTCTGCCCACAGTACAAGTAGCACATTGGACACCACAGATGACAACTGCATTGCCAGGATTACCTGA